In Pantoea agglomerans, the genomic stretch CGGCGCGCTCGTCGGGCGCCTGCGCCGGCTGCATCTGTTTTACAATCAGATCGGCCATGCCGAGGCCGCGCCTGCCGATCTCCTGCGCAATCTGCTGATCGTACATCGAAGTAAACATTTTGCTCGACTCGCTGCTGAAGATACCGTCCTGCGGCAGCGCTTCGCGCATGCTCTTCATCATCATCTGCACAAACATTCCCTCGACCTGCCTGGCCACCTGTAGCGCTTTGCCTTTCGGATCCGTGTTGGCTTCGCGCTTCAGGTCGTTTAGCGAGCGGCTGTCAAAAGCCGCCTTCGTCAGCGATTGCATATCCATCGTCAGATAATTTCCAGTTTGGCGCGCAGGCAGCCTGCGCTCTGCATCGATTGCAGAATCGACATCAGCTCGATGGGCGATGCACCCAGCGCATTGAGCGCGCGCACCACGTTGTTCAGGTTGGCGCTGGCGTTGACGCGCTGCAGTGCCCCGCCGCTCTGGCGCAGATCGATCTGCGTCTGCGGCGTCACCACCGTCTGACCGCCGCCAAACGGCGTATTCGGCTGGCTGACGTTCTGCGACTGGTTGACCGTGACCGACAGGTTGCCCTGCGCCACCGCACAGCTGTTCAGCGTCACTTCGCGGTTCATTACCACAGAGCCGGTGCGCGAGTTGATGATCACTTTGGCATCTTCAATCGGGATCGAGACGTCGATATTCAGGATCTCCGCCAGCAGGCGGACCTGCGAGCTGTTGTTGGGCGAGACGCGCACCTGTACGGTACGGGCGTCGAGCGCCGTCGCCGCGCCGTAGCCGCCGCGACCGTTGATGGAGTCGGCGATACGCTGCGCCATGGAGAAATCTTCATTGTTCAGCTGCAGGTTCAGGGTGTTCTGGCTGCCGAAGTTGCTCTGCAGTTCACGCTCGACGGTGGCGCCGCCGGTGATGCGGCCGCCGTTAAGCTGGTTGACCTGCACGCTGCTGCCGCCCGCCGACGCGCCTGCGCCGCCGACCAGGATATTGCCCTGCGCCAGCGCGTAGACCTGGTTGTCGACGCCCTTCATTGGCGTCATGACCAGGGTGCCGCCGCGCAGGCTTTTGGCGTTGCCCAGCGAGGAGACCACCACGTCGATGGTCTGTCCCTGACGGGCGAAGGCCGGCAGCTGCGCCGTCACCATGACCGCCGCGACGTTTTTCAGCTGCATGTTGGTGCCCTGCGGCACGGTAATGCCGAGCTGGGAGAGCATGTTGCTGACGGTTTGCGTGGTGAACGGCGTCTGGGTGGTCTGGTCGCCGGTGCCGTCGAGGCCCACTACCAGGCCGTAGCCGATCAGCTGGTTGTCGCGCACGCCCTGCACGCTGACCAGATCGCGGATGCGATCCGCATGGGCGTTCAGGCAGAGGCCGAGCGTCAGGCTCAGGCCGAGCAGTAAACTTTTCACACTTTTCATCATGACCTCATTACATCGGCGAGATGTTCAGGAAGAAACGCTGGAACCAGCCCATGGTCTGCGCTTCATTGATATAGCCATTGCCGACATATTCGATACGGGCATCAGCCACCGCCGTCGACAGCACCGAGTTGCTGGCGCTGATGGTGCGCGGGTTCACTACGCCAGAGAAGCGAATAAATTCGGTGCCCTGGTTGATCTCGATCTGCTTCTCACCGACCACGCGCAGGTTGCCGTTCGACAGAACCTGATTCACGGTGACAGTAATGGTGCCGGTAAAGGTGTTGTTGGCGGTTGCGCCGCCTTTGCCAGCGAAATCGTTTTTGCCGTTGGCGCCGACGTTGGCTTTCGAGCCGTCTGCGCCCACCAGGCCGTTCAGGCCGGTCGGAATAGCGTCGAGACCGAAGCTGGCGCTGCCGTCGCGCGTCGCGTTGGCTGACGAGCTCTTGCTGGCGCTGACGTTCTCCTGCAATACGATAGTGAGCGTATCGCCGATATTGCGCGGACGACGGTCCTCAAACAGCGGCTGATAGCCGTAGTTGAGCGGCGCGACGCCCTGAAAAATAGAGCCGTTGACCACCGGCGGCGCGGAAGGCAGCGGCTGCGCCGTCGTTGCCCCTTCCACCAGCGGCGTGCGCGGCACTAACGCACAACCGTTAAGAGTCAGCAGCATTGCCGCCGCCAACCAATGTCCAGGCTTTATATTCAGTTGCTTCGCCACGGAGTCACGACCTTATAGATGTGTTGACTTCAGGCCAGCCAGCGCTGGCCCTGATAACCGCAATTAAATCTGCGTTAATTTCTGCAGCATTTGATCGGAGGTGCTGATCGCTTTGCTGTTGATTTCATAAGCGCGCTGCGTCTGGATCATCGTGACCAGCTCTTCCGCCACGTTGACGTTAGAGGTTTCCACAAAGCCCTGATAGAGCAGGCCTGCGCCGTTCTGGCCTGGCGTGCTCTGGGTCGGCGCGCCTGACGCCTGAGTCTCCTGGTAGAGGTTCTCACCCATGCTGTCGAGGCCGGCGTCGTTAATAAAGGTGCTGAGGGTCAGCTGTCCCACCTGCGCCGGGTTAGTCTGTCCCTGCTGCGTCACGCTCACCACGCCGTCGCGCGAGATGGTGATGCTGGTGGCGTTGGCCGGAATGGTGATCCCCGGCTGCACCGGATAGCCGGCGTTGTTAACCAGCTGACCGTTCTGGTCCACCTGGAACGAGCCGTCGCGGGTGTAGGCAGAGGTGCCGTCCGGCAGCTGCACTTCAAAGTAGCCCTGACCGTTGATCGCCACATCTTTGGAGTTGCTGGTCTGCGACAGGTTGCCCTGGGTATGCAGGCGCTCGGTGGTGACCGGGCGCACGCCGGTGCCGATCTGCAGGCCCGACGGCAGCGTAGTCTGCTCCGAGGACTGCGTGCCCGGCTGACGCAGGGTCTGGTACATCAGGTCTTCAAACACCGCGCGCGAACGTTTAAAGCCGTTGGTGCTGACGTTCGCCAGGTTGTTGGAGATCACGTCCATATTGGTTTGCTGGGCGTCAAGACCGGTTTTGGCGATCCATAAAGAACGAATCATTTTTTTTCCTCTGCCTTAGCTGCTCATATTCAGCAGCTGATTGGCTTTTTGTTCGTTTTCGTCGACGTTGGTGATGACTTTCATCTGCATCTCAAAGCGTCGGGCGTTGGCAATCATATCGACCATGGTCTCAACCGGCTTGACGTTGCTGCCCTCCAGCACGCCCGGCATCACCTGCACCGTGGCGTCGGTGGCCAGCGTCGCGCCGCGCGTCGCCTGCGTCTGCTGGGTCGGACGGAACATGCCGTCGTCGCCGCGCTGCAGCTCTTTGCCGGTGGCTTTCACCAGCTTCAGACGGCCGATCTGCACCGTGGCGTTCGGCGCATCGCCCGCGTTGCGCGAGGTGATGGTGCCGTCGGCCGCGATCGTCAGTTCGGCGCCCTGCGGCACCGCGATAGGGCCGCCATCGCCCATGACGGGATTGCCCTGCACGGTCAGAATGCCGGTCGGGCTGATCTGCATATTGCCGTTGCGGGTATAGGCTTCGCTGCCGTCAGCGGTACGCACCGCCAGCCAGCCGTCCTGCCCCATCGCCACGTCCAGCGTACGTCCGGTATTGTCCATCGCGCCCTGGCTCATATCGGCACCGGGCGTCGAGGCGGCCACCAGCGTACGCGTCGGCAGCGACCAGCCGCTGACCGGCACCGCGCGCAGCGCATTGAGCTGCGCGCGAAAGCCTGGCGTTGAGGCGTTGGCGAGGTTGCTGGCCGTGACGGCCTGCTGATCCAGCGTCTGGCTGGCCGCGCCCATTGCGGTATATATCGCGTGATCCATAAAGCAATCCCGTTAGTGAATTAACGCAAGTTGACCAGGGTGTTAAGGATCTGGTCCTGAGTTTTGATGGTCTGGGCGTTGGCCTGATAGTTGCGCTGCGCCACAATCATGTTCACCAGCTCTTTGCTCATATCGACGTTCGACGCTTCCAGCGCGCCAGCGGTCAGTGAACCGTAGGTGCCGGTACCGGCCACACCAATGGCCGCCTGCCCTGATGAGCTGGTCGCTGCCCAGACGTTGTCGCCCTGTGACTGCAGGCCTTCCGGGTTAGAGAAGCTGGCCAGCACGATCTGACCCAGCAGCTGGGTTTTCTGGTTGGAGTAGGTACCGGTGATGGTGCCGTCATCGTTAATCGCGTAGCTGGTCA encodes the following:
- the flgG gene encoding flagellar basal-body rod protein FlgG is translated as MIRSLWIAKTGLDAQQTNMDVISNNLANVSTNGFKRSRAVFEDLMYQTLRQPGTQSSEQTTLPSGLQIGTGVRPVTTERLHTQGNLSQTSNSKDVAINGQGYFEVQLPDGTSAYTRDGSFQVDQNGQLVNNAGYPVQPGITIPANATSITISRDGVVSVTQQGQTNPAQVGQLTLSTFINDAGLDSMGENLYQETQASGAPTQSTPGQNGAGLLYQGFVETSNVNVAEELVTMIQTQRAYEINSKAISTSDQMLQKLTQI
- a CDS encoding flagellar basal body L-ring protein FlgH — encoded protein: MLLTLNGCALVPRTPLVEGATTAQPLPSAPPVVNGSIFQGVAPLNYGYQPLFEDRRPRNIGDTLTIVLQENVSASKSSSANATRDGSASFGLDAIPTGLNGLVGADGSKANVGANGKNDFAGKGGATANNTFTGTITVTVNQVLSNGNLRVVGEKQIEINQGTEFIRFSGVVNPRTISASNSVLSTAVADARIEYVGNGYINEAQTMGWFQRFFLNISPM
- a CDS encoding flagellar basal body rod protein FlgF, which produces MDHAIYTAMGAASQTLDQQAVTASNLANASTPGFRAQLNALRAVPVSGWSLPTRTLVAASTPGADMSQGAMDNTGRTLDVAMGQDGWLAVRTADGSEAYTRNGNMQISPTGILTVQGNPVMGDGGPIAVPQGAELTIAADGTITSRNAGDAPNATVQIGRLKLVKATGKELQRGDDGMFRPTQQTQATRGATLATDATVQVMPGVLEGSNVKPVETMVDMIANARRFEMQMKVITNVDENEQKANQLLNMSS
- a CDS encoding flagellar basal body P-ring protein FlgI; its protein translation is MKSLLLGLSLTLGLCLNAHADRIRDLVSVQGVRDNQLIGYGLVVGLDGTGDQTTQTPFTTQTVSNMLSQLGITVPQGTNMQLKNVAAVMVTAQLPAFARQGQTIDVVVSSLGNAKSLRGGTLVMTPMKGVDNQVYALAQGNILVGGAGASAGGSSVQVNQLNGGRITGGATVERELQSNFGSQNTLNLQLNNEDFSMAQRIADSINGRGGYGAATALDARTVQVRVSPNNSSQVRLLAEILNIDVSIPIEDAKVIINSRTGSVVMNREVTLNSCAVAQGNLSVTVNQSQNVSQPNTPFGGGQTVVTPQTQIDLRQSGGALQRVNASANLNNVVRALNALGASPIELMSILQSMQSAGCLRAKLEII